Proteins encoded within one genomic window of Numenius arquata chromosome 12, bNumArq3.hap1.1, whole genome shotgun sequence:
- the ZEB1 gene encoding zinc finger E-box-binding homeobox 1 isoform X2, which translates to MADGPRCKRRKQANPRRNNVTNYNNVVEANSDSDDEDKLHIVEEESVTDAADCDASVPEDDLPTDHTVLPENSEREGSTNSCWEDEVKEDECDSDAENEQNHDPNVEEFLQQEDTAVIYPEAPEEDQRQGTPEASGQDENGTPDAFSQLLTCPYCDRGYKRFTSLKEHIKYRHEKNEDNFSCSLCSYTFAYRTQLDRHMTSHKSGRDQRHVTQSSGNRKFKCTECGKAFKYKHHLKEHLRIHSGEKPYECPNCKKRFSHSGSYSSHISSKKCIGLMPVNGRARSGLKTSQCSSPSLSASPGSPARPQIRQKIENKPLQEQLPVNQIKTEPVDYEFKPIVVASGINCSTPLQNGVFSGGSPLQATSSPQGVVQAVVLPTVGLVSPISINLSDIQNVLKVAVDGNVIRQVLENNHANLASKEQETISNASIQQAGHSLISAISLPLVDQDGTTKIIINYSLEQPSQLQVVPQNLKKENPVPTNSCKNEKLPEDLTVKSEKDKNSEGETNDSTCLLCDDCPGDLNALQELKHYDTKNPPQLPQPSGTEAEKPDSPVPSETGENNLSPGQPPLKNLLSLLKAYYALNAQPSAEELSKIADSVNLPLDVVKKWFEKMQAGQISVQSSGPSSPEQVKLTSPTDNDDQAATTNVSEPQNSTNNSQNPVNTTKPQTLPGGSTLNGSRSSTPSPSPLNLSSSRNSQGYTYTAEGVQEEPQIEPLDLSLPKQHGELLERSTITSVYQNSVYSVQEEPLNLTCAKKEPQKDNSISDSDPIVNVIPPSANPINIAIPTVTAQLPTIVAIADQNSVPCLRALAANKQTILIPQVAYTYSTTVSPAVQETPPKQTQANGNQDERQDTSSEGVSNVEDQNDSDSTPPKKKMRKTENGMYACDLCDKIFQKSSSLLRHKYEHTGKRPHECGICKKAFKHKHHLIEHMRLHSGEKPYQCDKCGKRFSHSGSYSQHMNHRYSYCKREAEERDSTEQEEAGQEVLNNEHPGARASPSQIDSDERESLTREEEEDSEKEEEEEEEKEVEGLQEEKECRKLQEVEDEEEEEEEEGKTEGNKNDEAVNQASNAEPEATQNNGQVSEEKND; encoded by the exons TCACCAATTATAACAACGTGGTAGAAGCAAACTCAGATTCAGACGATGAAGATAAATTGCATATAGTGGAAGAAGAAAGTGTAACTGATGCAGCAGACTGTGATGCTAGTGTGCCAGAAGATGACTTGCCAACAGACCATACAGTATTACCAGAAAACAGTGAAAGAGAAGGGAGTACAAACAGTTGCTGGGAAGATGAAG TAAAAGAAGATGAATGTGATTCTGAtgcagaaaatgaacaaaaccatgACCCTAATGTTGAAGAATTCCTTCAACAAGAAGATACAGCTGTCATTTACCCTGAAGCACCTGAGGAGGACCAGAGACAAGGCACGCCAGAAGCTAGTGGTCAGGATGAAAATG GAACACCCGATGCATTTTCCCAACTGCTTACTTGCCCGTATTGTGATCGAGGGTACAAGCGTTTTACCTCTCTAAAGGAACACATCAAGTATCgccatgaaaaaaatgaagataacttTAGTTGCTCCTTGTGCAGTTACACATTTGCGTACAGAACGCAGCTTGACCGCCACATGACATCACACAAATCAGGAAGAGATCAA AGACATGTGACGCAGTCCAGTGGTAATCGAAAATTCAAGTGCACTGAATgtggaaaagcttttaaatataaGCATCACCTAAAGGAGCACCTACGAATCCACAGTG GAGAGAAGCCATATGAATGCCCAAACTGCAAGAAACGTTTTTCCCATTCTGGTTCATACAGTTCACACATAAGCAGTAAGAAGTGTATTGGTTTGATGCCCGTGAATGGTCGAGCTCGGTCAGGGCTCAAGACGTCTCAGtgctcctccccttccctttctgcatCACCAGGTAGCCCAGCAAGACCACAGATACGACAAAAGATAGAAAATAAACCCTTGCAAGAGCAACTTCCTGTTAACCAAATTAAAACTGAACCTGTGGATTATGAATTCAAGCCCATAGTGGTTGCTTCAGGAATTAATTGTTCGACCCCTTTGCAGAATGGGGTTTTTAGTGGTGGTAGCCCATTGCAGGCAACCAGTTCTCCTCAGGGTGTGGTGCAAGCTGTTGTTCTACCAACAGTAGGTCTGGTGTCTCCCATAAGCATCAACTTAAGTGACATTCAAAATGTGCTTAAAGTGGCAGTGGATGGTAATGTAATAAGGCAAGTATTGGAAAACAATCATGCTAATCTTGCATCCAAAGAACAAGAAACAATCAGCAATGCATCTATACAACAAGCTGGCCATTCCCTCATTTCAGCTATCAGTCTTCCTTTGGTTGACCAAGATGGGACAACCAAAATTATCATCAACTACAGCTTGGAGCAACCAAGTCAACTTCAGGTTGTTCCACaaaatctaaaaaaagaaaaccctgttcCTACCAATAgttgcaaaaatgaaaaattaccagAAGATCTTACAGTGAAGTCTGAGAAAGATAAGAACTCTGAAGGAGAGACCAATGATAGCACTTGTCTTCTTTGTGATGACTGTCCAGGAGATCTTAATGCACTTCAAGAATTAAAGCACTATGATACAAAAAATCCTCCTCAGCTTCCTCAGCCCAGTGGAACAGAAGCTGAGAAGCCCGACTCCCCTGTCCCATCAGAAACTGGGGAGAACAACTTATCTCCTGGTCAGCCACCTTTAAAGAACCTTTTATCACTCTTAAAAGCGTATTATGCATTAAATGCACAACCAAGTGCAGAAGAGCTTTCAAAAATAGCTGATTCAGTAAACCTACCACTAGATGTGGTAAAAAAGTGGTTCGAAAAAATGCAAGCTGGACAAATATCTGTGCAATCTTCTGGACCATCTTCTCCTGAACAAGTTAAATTAACCAGTCCCACAGATAACGATGATCAAGCAGCAACTACAAATGTGAGCGAACCCCAGAACAGCACAAATAATTCACAAAATCCTGTCAATACAACAAAACCCCAGACTTTACCAGGGGGATCAACTCTGAATGGTTCACGCAGTAGCACGCCATCCCCATCGCCACTAAACCTTTCTTCATCAAGAAATTCACAGGGTTATACGTACACAGCAGAGGGTGTACAAGAAGAGCCACAAATTGAACCTCTTGACCTTTCGCTACCAAAGCAACATGGAGAACTGTTGGAAAGATCTACCATAACTAGTGTTTACCAGAACAGTGTTTATTCTGTCCAAGAAGAACCTTTGAACTTAACTTGTgcaaaaaaagaaccacaaaaggACAACAGTATTTCAGACTCTGATCCTATTGTAAATGTAATCCCACCAAGTGCCAATCCCATAAATATTGCTATACCTACAGTCACTGCCCAGTTACCTACAATTGTTGCCATTGCTGACCAGAACAGTGTTCCATGCTTGAGAGCTCTTGCTGCCAATAAGCAAACCATTTTGATTCCACAGGTGGCTTATACATACTCTACTACAGTTAGTCCTGCAGTTCaagaaacaccaccaaaacaGACCCAAGCCAATGGAAATCAG GATGAAAGGCAAGACACTAGCTCAGAAGGAGTATCGAATGTAGAAGATCAAAATGATTCTGATTCAACACCcccaaagaaaaagatgagaaagacagaaaacGGGATGTATGCATGTGATTTAtgtgacaaaatatttcagaagagcagCTCATTATTGAGACATAAGTACGAACACACAG GTAAAAGACCTCACGAGTGTGGAATCtgtaaaaaagcatttaaacacaAACACCATTTGATTGAACACATGCGACTGCATTCTGGAGAAAAACCCTACCAATGTGACAAATGTGGAAAGCGTTTTTCACACTCGGGGTCTTACTCTCAACACATGAATCATCGCTACTCCTACTGcaaaagagaggcagaagagcgTGACAGCACGGAACAGGAGGAGGCGGGCCAGGAGGTCCTCAATAACGAGCATCCTGGTGCCAGGGCATCTCCATCGCAGATCGACTCGGATGAGAGAGAGAGTCTAaccagggaagaagaggaagacagtgaaaaagaggaagaggaggaggaagaaaaagaggttgaaggacttcaggaagaaaaagaatgtagAAAACTACAAGAAGTagaggatgaagaagaagaagaagaagaagaaggcaAAACTGAAGGTAACAAGAATGATGAAGCTGTAAATCAAGCAAGCAATGCAGAACCAGAAGCTACACAGAATAATGGGCAggtgtcagaagaaaaaaacgaCTAA
- the ZEB1 gene encoding zinc finger E-box-binding homeobox 1 isoform X1 has product MADGPRCKRRKQANPRRNNVTNYNNVVEANSDSDDEDKLHIVEEESVTDAADCDASVPEDDLPTDHTVLPENSEREGSTNSCWEDEGGKETKEILGPEAQTDEVGCTVKEDECDSDAENEQNHDPNVEEFLQQEDTAVIYPEAPEEDQRQGTPEASGQDENGTPDAFSQLLTCPYCDRGYKRFTSLKEHIKYRHEKNEDNFSCSLCSYTFAYRTQLDRHMTSHKSGRDQRHVTQSSGNRKFKCTECGKAFKYKHHLKEHLRIHSGEKPYECPNCKKRFSHSGSYSSHISSKKCIGLMPVNGRARSGLKTSQCSSPSLSASPGSPARPQIRQKIENKPLQEQLPVNQIKTEPVDYEFKPIVVASGINCSTPLQNGVFSGGSPLQATSSPQGVVQAVVLPTVGLVSPISINLSDIQNVLKVAVDGNVIRQVLENNHANLASKEQETISNASIQQAGHSLISAISLPLVDQDGTTKIIINYSLEQPSQLQVVPQNLKKENPVPTNSCKNEKLPEDLTVKSEKDKNSEGETNDSTCLLCDDCPGDLNALQELKHYDTKNPPQLPQPSGTEAEKPDSPVPSETGENNLSPGQPPLKNLLSLLKAYYALNAQPSAEELSKIADSVNLPLDVVKKWFEKMQAGQISVQSSGPSSPEQVKLTSPTDNDDQAATTNVSEPQNSTNNSQNPVNTTKPQTLPGGSTLNGSRSSTPSPSPLNLSSSRNSQGYTYTAEGVQEEPQIEPLDLSLPKQHGELLERSTITSVYQNSVYSVQEEPLNLTCAKKEPQKDNSISDSDPIVNVIPPSANPINIAIPTVTAQLPTIVAIADQNSVPCLRALAANKQTILIPQVAYTYSTTVSPAVQETPPKQTQANGNQDERQDTSSEGVSNVEDQNDSDSTPPKKKMRKTENGMYACDLCDKIFQKSSSLLRHKYEHTGKRPHECGICKKAFKHKHHLIEHMRLHSGEKPYQCDKCGKRFSHSGSYSQHMNHRYSYCKREAEERDSTEQEEAGQEVLNNEHPGARASPSQIDSDERESLTREEEEDSEKEEEEEEEKEVEGLQEEKECRKLQEVEDEEEEEEEEGKTEGNKNDEAVNQASNAEPEATQNNGQVSEEKND; this is encoded by the exons TCACCAATTATAACAACGTGGTAGAAGCAAACTCAGATTCAGACGATGAAGATAAATTGCATATAGTGGAAGAAGAAAGTGTAACTGATGCAGCAGACTGTGATGCTAGTGTGCCAGAAGATGACTTGCCAACAGACCATACAGTATTACCAGAAAACAGTGAAAGAGAAGGGAGTACAAACAGTTGCTGGGAAGATGAAG GTGGAAAAGAAACGAAGGAAATCCTGGGGCCTGAAGCTCAGACAGATGAAGTTGGATGTACAG TAAAAGAAGATGAATGTGATTCTGAtgcagaaaatgaacaaaaccatgACCCTAATGTTGAAGAATTCCTTCAACAAGAAGATACAGCTGTCATTTACCCTGAAGCACCTGAGGAGGACCAGAGACAAGGCACGCCAGAAGCTAGTGGTCAGGATGAAAATG GAACACCCGATGCATTTTCCCAACTGCTTACTTGCCCGTATTGTGATCGAGGGTACAAGCGTTTTACCTCTCTAAAGGAACACATCAAGTATCgccatgaaaaaaatgaagataacttTAGTTGCTCCTTGTGCAGTTACACATTTGCGTACAGAACGCAGCTTGACCGCCACATGACATCACACAAATCAGGAAGAGATCAA AGACATGTGACGCAGTCCAGTGGTAATCGAAAATTCAAGTGCACTGAATgtggaaaagcttttaaatataaGCATCACCTAAAGGAGCACCTACGAATCCACAGTG GAGAGAAGCCATATGAATGCCCAAACTGCAAGAAACGTTTTTCCCATTCTGGTTCATACAGTTCACACATAAGCAGTAAGAAGTGTATTGGTTTGATGCCCGTGAATGGTCGAGCTCGGTCAGGGCTCAAGACGTCTCAGtgctcctccccttccctttctgcatCACCAGGTAGCCCAGCAAGACCACAGATACGACAAAAGATAGAAAATAAACCCTTGCAAGAGCAACTTCCTGTTAACCAAATTAAAACTGAACCTGTGGATTATGAATTCAAGCCCATAGTGGTTGCTTCAGGAATTAATTGTTCGACCCCTTTGCAGAATGGGGTTTTTAGTGGTGGTAGCCCATTGCAGGCAACCAGTTCTCCTCAGGGTGTGGTGCAAGCTGTTGTTCTACCAACAGTAGGTCTGGTGTCTCCCATAAGCATCAACTTAAGTGACATTCAAAATGTGCTTAAAGTGGCAGTGGATGGTAATGTAATAAGGCAAGTATTGGAAAACAATCATGCTAATCTTGCATCCAAAGAACAAGAAACAATCAGCAATGCATCTATACAACAAGCTGGCCATTCCCTCATTTCAGCTATCAGTCTTCCTTTGGTTGACCAAGATGGGACAACCAAAATTATCATCAACTACAGCTTGGAGCAACCAAGTCAACTTCAGGTTGTTCCACaaaatctaaaaaaagaaaaccctgttcCTACCAATAgttgcaaaaatgaaaaattaccagAAGATCTTACAGTGAAGTCTGAGAAAGATAAGAACTCTGAAGGAGAGACCAATGATAGCACTTGTCTTCTTTGTGATGACTGTCCAGGAGATCTTAATGCACTTCAAGAATTAAAGCACTATGATACAAAAAATCCTCCTCAGCTTCCTCAGCCCAGTGGAACAGAAGCTGAGAAGCCCGACTCCCCTGTCCCATCAGAAACTGGGGAGAACAACTTATCTCCTGGTCAGCCACCTTTAAAGAACCTTTTATCACTCTTAAAAGCGTATTATGCATTAAATGCACAACCAAGTGCAGAAGAGCTTTCAAAAATAGCTGATTCAGTAAACCTACCACTAGATGTGGTAAAAAAGTGGTTCGAAAAAATGCAAGCTGGACAAATATCTGTGCAATCTTCTGGACCATCTTCTCCTGAACAAGTTAAATTAACCAGTCCCACAGATAACGATGATCAAGCAGCAACTACAAATGTGAGCGAACCCCAGAACAGCACAAATAATTCACAAAATCCTGTCAATACAACAAAACCCCAGACTTTACCAGGGGGATCAACTCTGAATGGTTCACGCAGTAGCACGCCATCCCCATCGCCACTAAACCTTTCTTCATCAAGAAATTCACAGGGTTATACGTACACAGCAGAGGGTGTACAAGAAGAGCCACAAATTGAACCTCTTGACCTTTCGCTACCAAAGCAACATGGAGAACTGTTGGAAAGATCTACCATAACTAGTGTTTACCAGAACAGTGTTTATTCTGTCCAAGAAGAACCTTTGAACTTAACTTGTgcaaaaaaagaaccacaaaaggACAACAGTATTTCAGACTCTGATCCTATTGTAAATGTAATCCCACCAAGTGCCAATCCCATAAATATTGCTATACCTACAGTCACTGCCCAGTTACCTACAATTGTTGCCATTGCTGACCAGAACAGTGTTCCATGCTTGAGAGCTCTTGCTGCCAATAAGCAAACCATTTTGATTCCACAGGTGGCTTATACATACTCTACTACAGTTAGTCCTGCAGTTCaagaaacaccaccaaaacaGACCCAAGCCAATGGAAATCAG GATGAAAGGCAAGACACTAGCTCAGAAGGAGTATCGAATGTAGAAGATCAAAATGATTCTGATTCAACACCcccaaagaaaaagatgagaaagacagaaaacGGGATGTATGCATGTGATTTAtgtgacaaaatatttcagaagagcagCTCATTATTGAGACATAAGTACGAACACACAG GTAAAAGACCTCACGAGTGTGGAATCtgtaaaaaagcatttaaacacaAACACCATTTGATTGAACACATGCGACTGCATTCTGGAGAAAAACCCTACCAATGTGACAAATGTGGAAAGCGTTTTTCACACTCGGGGTCTTACTCTCAACACATGAATCATCGCTACTCCTACTGcaaaagagaggcagaagagcgTGACAGCACGGAACAGGAGGAGGCGGGCCAGGAGGTCCTCAATAACGAGCATCCTGGTGCCAGGGCATCTCCATCGCAGATCGACTCGGATGAGAGAGAGAGTCTAaccagggaagaagaggaagacagtgaaaaagaggaagaggaggaggaagaaaaagaggttgaaggacttcaggaagaaaaagaatgtagAAAACTACAAGAAGTagaggatgaagaagaagaagaagaagaagaaggcaAAACTGAAGGTAACAAGAATGATGAAGCTGTAAATCAAGCAAGCAATGCAGAACCAGAAGCTACACAGAATAATGGGCAggtgtcagaagaaaaaaacgaCTAA
- the ZEB1 gene encoding zinc finger E-box-binding homeobox 1 isoform X4 encodes MADGPRCKRRKQANPRRNNVTNYNNVVEANSDSDDEDKLHIVEEESVTDAADCDASVPEDDLPTDHTVLPENSEREGSTNSCWEDEGTPDAFSQLLTCPYCDRGYKRFTSLKEHIKYRHEKNEDNFSCSLCSYTFAYRTQLDRHMTSHKSGRDQRHVTQSSGNRKFKCTECGKAFKYKHHLKEHLRIHSGEKPYECPNCKKRFSHSGSYSSHISSKKCIGLMPVNGRARSGLKTSQCSSPSLSASPGSPARPQIRQKIENKPLQEQLPVNQIKTEPVDYEFKPIVVASGINCSTPLQNGVFSGGSPLQATSSPQGVVQAVVLPTVGLVSPISINLSDIQNVLKVAVDGNVIRQVLENNHANLASKEQETISNASIQQAGHSLISAISLPLVDQDGTTKIIINYSLEQPSQLQVVPQNLKKENPVPTNSCKNEKLPEDLTVKSEKDKNSEGETNDSTCLLCDDCPGDLNALQELKHYDTKNPPQLPQPSGTEAEKPDSPVPSETGENNLSPGQPPLKNLLSLLKAYYALNAQPSAEELSKIADSVNLPLDVVKKWFEKMQAGQISVQSSGPSSPEQVKLTSPTDNDDQAATTNVSEPQNSTNNSQNPVNTTKPQTLPGGSTLNGSRSSTPSPSPLNLSSSRNSQGYTYTAEGVQEEPQIEPLDLSLPKQHGELLERSTITSVYQNSVYSVQEEPLNLTCAKKEPQKDNSISDSDPIVNVIPPSANPINIAIPTVTAQLPTIVAIADQNSVPCLRALAANKQTILIPQVAYTYSTTVSPAVQETPPKQTQANGNQDERQDTSSEGVSNVEDQNDSDSTPPKKKMRKTENGMYACDLCDKIFQKSSSLLRHKYEHTGKRPHECGICKKAFKHKHHLIEHMRLHSGEKPYQCDKCGKRFSHSGSYSQHMNHRYSYCKREAEERDSTEQEEAGQEVLNNEHPGARASPSQIDSDERESLTREEEEDSEKEEEEEEEKEVEGLQEEKECRKLQEVEDEEEEEEEEGKTEGNKNDEAVNQASNAEPEATQNNGQVSEEKND; translated from the exons TCACCAATTATAACAACGTGGTAGAAGCAAACTCAGATTCAGACGATGAAGATAAATTGCATATAGTGGAAGAAGAAAGTGTAACTGATGCAGCAGACTGTGATGCTAGTGTGCCAGAAGATGACTTGCCAACAGACCATACAGTATTACCAGAAAACAGTGAAAGAGAAGGGAGTACAAACAGTTGCTGGGAAGATGAAG GAACACCCGATGCATTTTCCCAACTGCTTACTTGCCCGTATTGTGATCGAGGGTACAAGCGTTTTACCTCTCTAAAGGAACACATCAAGTATCgccatgaaaaaaatgaagataacttTAGTTGCTCCTTGTGCAGTTACACATTTGCGTACAGAACGCAGCTTGACCGCCACATGACATCACACAAATCAGGAAGAGATCAA AGACATGTGACGCAGTCCAGTGGTAATCGAAAATTCAAGTGCACTGAATgtggaaaagcttttaaatataaGCATCACCTAAAGGAGCACCTACGAATCCACAGTG GAGAGAAGCCATATGAATGCCCAAACTGCAAGAAACGTTTTTCCCATTCTGGTTCATACAGTTCACACATAAGCAGTAAGAAGTGTATTGGTTTGATGCCCGTGAATGGTCGAGCTCGGTCAGGGCTCAAGACGTCTCAGtgctcctccccttccctttctgcatCACCAGGTAGCCCAGCAAGACCACAGATACGACAAAAGATAGAAAATAAACCCTTGCAAGAGCAACTTCCTGTTAACCAAATTAAAACTGAACCTGTGGATTATGAATTCAAGCCCATAGTGGTTGCTTCAGGAATTAATTGTTCGACCCCTTTGCAGAATGGGGTTTTTAGTGGTGGTAGCCCATTGCAGGCAACCAGTTCTCCTCAGGGTGTGGTGCAAGCTGTTGTTCTACCAACAGTAGGTCTGGTGTCTCCCATAAGCATCAACTTAAGTGACATTCAAAATGTGCTTAAAGTGGCAGTGGATGGTAATGTAATAAGGCAAGTATTGGAAAACAATCATGCTAATCTTGCATCCAAAGAACAAGAAACAATCAGCAATGCATCTATACAACAAGCTGGCCATTCCCTCATTTCAGCTATCAGTCTTCCTTTGGTTGACCAAGATGGGACAACCAAAATTATCATCAACTACAGCTTGGAGCAACCAAGTCAACTTCAGGTTGTTCCACaaaatctaaaaaaagaaaaccctgttcCTACCAATAgttgcaaaaatgaaaaattaccagAAGATCTTACAGTGAAGTCTGAGAAAGATAAGAACTCTGAAGGAGAGACCAATGATAGCACTTGTCTTCTTTGTGATGACTGTCCAGGAGATCTTAATGCACTTCAAGAATTAAAGCACTATGATACAAAAAATCCTCCTCAGCTTCCTCAGCCCAGTGGAACAGAAGCTGAGAAGCCCGACTCCCCTGTCCCATCAGAAACTGGGGAGAACAACTTATCTCCTGGTCAGCCACCTTTAAAGAACCTTTTATCACTCTTAAAAGCGTATTATGCATTAAATGCACAACCAAGTGCAGAAGAGCTTTCAAAAATAGCTGATTCAGTAAACCTACCACTAGATGTGGTAAAAAAGTGGTTCGAAAAAATGCAAGCTGGACAAATATCTGTGCAATCTTCTGGACCATCTTCTCCTGAACAAGTTAAATTAACCAGTCCCACAGATAACGATGATCAAGCAGCAACTACAAATGTGAGCGAACCCCAGAACAGCACAAATAATTCACAAAATCCTGTCAATACAACAAAACCCCAGACTTTACCAGGGGGATCAACTCTGAATGGTTCACGCAGTAGCACGCCATCCCCATCGCCACTAAACCTTTCTTCATCAAGAAATTCACAGGGTTATACGTACACAGCAGAGGGTGTACAAGAAGAGCCACAAATTGAACCTCTTGACCTTTCGCTACCAAAGCAACATGGAGAACTGTTGGAAAGATCTACCATAACTAGTGTTTACCAGAACAGTGTTTATTCTGTCCAAGAAGAACCTTTGAACTTAACTTGTgcaaaaaaagaaccacaaaaggACAACAGTATTTCAGACTCTGATCCTATTGTAAATGTAATCCCACCAAGTGCCAATCCCATAAATATTGCTATACCTACAGTCACTGCCCAGTTACCTACAATTGTTGCCATTGCTGACCAGAACAGTGTTCCATGCTTGAGAGCTCTTGCTGCCAATAAGCAAACCATTTTGATTCCACAGGTGGCTTATACATACTCTACTACAGTTAGTCCTGCAGTTCaagaaacaccaccaaaacaGACCCAAGCCAATGGAAATCAG GATGAAAGGCAAGACACTAGCTCAGAAGGAGTATCGAATGTAGAAGATCAAAATGATTCTGATTCAACACCcccaaagaaaaagatgagaaagacagaaaacGGGATGTATGCATGTGATTTAtgtgacaaaatatttcagaagagcagCTCATTATTGAGACATAAGTACGAACACACAG GTAAAAGACCTCACGAGTGTGGAATCtgtaaaaaagcatttaaacacaAACACCATTTGATTGAACACATGCGACTGCATTCTGGAGAAAAACCCTACCAATGTGACAAATGTGGAAAGCGTTTTTCACACTCGGGGTCTTACTCTCAACACATGAATCATCGCTACTCCTACTGcaaaagagaggcagaagagcgTGACAGCACGGAACAGGAGGAGGCGGGCCAGGAGGTCCTCAATAACGAGCATCCTGGTGCCAGGGCATCTCCATCGCAGATCGACTCGGATGAGAGAGAGAGTCTAaccagggaagaagaggaagacagtgaaaaagaggaagaggaggaggaagaaaaagaggttgaaggacttcaggaagaaaaagaatgtagAAAACTACAAGAAGTagaggatgaagaagaagaagaagaagaagaaggcaAAACTGAAGGTAACAAGAATGATGAAGCTGTAAATCAAGCAAGCAATGCAGAACCAGAAGCTACACAGAATAATGGGCAggtgtcagaagaaaaaaacgaCTAA